In one window of Frigoriglobus tundricola DNA:
- a CDS encoding TIGR02996 domain-containing protein — protein MLQTHEDFLTAIAAQPTDRTLRLVYADWLDERADPRGELIRVEDEMRHLPVFADRFWERKPRRNALRADAGPEWCERMRYGTECAPVFGHGIPTGWRERWRLVREFTERWHRIPMPDVSGEHAEMTEAETRLGRQLPPSVREWLAFSCDAPTRPRVCRLSNGELGRVPGEPAVPLWLGADPFVPLSYAAVRYDDLALTDPPVRGFNLAVTQEGDASRPLAGVVPNTVSGFAIDHSVADVEGGWGGYWLSTDRGEEWRQRLRDAFPCRATLEGIEYFEANDLVVRVAPLRNEPYRPGPLLAERPPLRFSGERVTVSAQAAAGVDARRVPAVVRELARRATLFHGNLGPPNGVPF, from the coding sequence ATGCTGCAAACGCACGAAGATTTCCTGACCGCCATCGCCGCCCAGCCCACCGACCGCACCCTGCGGCTCGTCTACGCCGACTGGCTCGACGAACGCGCCGATCCCCGCGGCGAACTCATTCGCGTCGAAGACGAGATGCGGCACCTGCCGGTGTTCGCCGACCGCTTCTGGGAACGGAAACCGCGCCGCAACGCGCTTCGCGCAGACGCCGGCCCGGAGTGGTGCGAGCGGATGCGGTACGGGACCGAGTGCGCGCCCGTTTTCGGTCACGGCATCCCCACCGGCTGGCGCGAGCGCTGGCGACTGGTCCGCGAGTTCACCGAGCGCTGGCACCGCATACCCATGCCCGACGTCAGCGGCGAACACGCCGAAATGACTGAAGCCGAAACCCGGCTGGGCCGCCAGCTCCCGCCGTCGGTGCGGGAATGGCTCGCGTTCAGTTGCGACGCGCCGACACGCCCCCGCGTGTGCCGCCTGTCGAACGGCGAACTGGGCCGGGTGCCCGGCGAACCGGCCGTCCCGCTGTGGCTGGGCGCCGACCCGTTCGTCCCCCTGTCATATGCGGCCGTGCGCTACGACGACCTCGCGCTCACGGACCCGCCCGTCCGGGGGTTCAACCTCGCTGTGACCCAGGAGGGCGATGCGAGTCGCCCGCTCGCGGGCGTTGTGCCGAACACCGTGAGCGGGTTCGCAATCGATCACAGCGTTGCCGACGTGGAGGGCGGTTGGGGCGGATACTGGCTCTCGACGGACCGCGGCGAGGAGTGGCGACAGCGGTTGCGTGACGCCTTCCCGTGCCGTGCCACACTCGAGGGCATTGAGTACTTCGAGGCGAACGACCTCGTGGTACGAGTCGCACCGCTACGGAACGAGCCCTACCGGCCCGGCCCCCTCCTCGCGGAACGGCCGCCCCTGCGATTCTCCGGCGAGCGGGTGACGGTGTCGGCCCAGGCGGCCGCGGGCGTAGATGCCCGACGCGTTCCCGCCGTCGTCCGGGAACTCGCCCGCCGCGCCACGCTGTTTCACGGCAACCTCGGGCCGCCGAACGGCGTCCCGTTCTGA